Proteins encoded in a region of the Triticum dicoccoides isolate Atlit2015 ecotype Zavitan chromosome 3A, WEW_v2.0, whole genome shotgun sequence genome:
- the LOC119268455 gene encoding aspartic proteinase oryzasin-1-like isoform X1, whose amino-acid sequence MLFTAYTGLLTSAVHIRMGHHETHGICTILSLLLLWSTIVSAGDDGLVRIALKKRPLMEDIYNKLVPKITTENSGAGSKVDPVREAVNQVRAQAQRIFTEAAAMEQLLKRRWSHRGIGGNRRVRQGYQAVVPLKNYVNAQYFGQIGVGSPPQNFTVVFDTGSANLWVPSAECFFSLACYFHPKYVSRRSSTYKENGTPASIHYGKGAIFGFYSQDQVTIGDLVVNNQEFIEATYEPGFTFLAAKFDGILGLGFKEISVEGSVPVWYNMVAQGLVNQHVFSFWLNRNANNGDGGEIVFGGSDPKHYKGSHTYTRVTQKAYWQFEMGDFLIGGKSTGICVDGCAAIADSGTSLIAGPIGVIAQINERIGATGVANKECKQVVSGYGQEMIELLKSETPPAQVCSKIGLCAFDGTRGVSAGIKRVTEEGRTTSVDNMFDATCNACEMAVRWMQSEFVQNHTKEGMLEYVGRLCHSMPSPLGSYVDCRHIDSLQSVSFSIGGRIFELQPEQYILKVGDGFMAQCISGFTYLDIPPPVGPLWILGDVFMGAYHTVFDYDKMSVGFADTA is encoded by the exons ATGCTTTTCACGGCTTATACTGGGCTACTTACCTCTGCAGTGCACATCAGAATGGGGCATCACGAAACTCATGGTATCTGTACCATTCTCTCCCTACTCCTACTGTGGAGTACCATCGTATCCGCCGGAGACGATGGCTTGGTCCGTATTGCTTTGAAGAAGAGGCCGCTAATGGAAGACATCTATAACAAGCTAGTGCCAAAGATTACAACGGAGAACAGCGGGGCAGGGAGTAAGGTTGATCCGGTGAGGGAAGCAGTTAACCAAGTTCGCGCCCAGGCACAAAGGATATTCACAGAGGCTGCGGCCATGGAACAGCTGCTCAAGCGCCGTTGGAGTCACAGAGGGATCGGAGGAAACAGACGTGTGCGCCAAGGTTACCAGGCCGTCGTCCCGCTCAAGAACTACGTGAACGCTCAATATTTTGGGCAGATTGGGGTTGGCTCCCCGCCACAGAATTTCACGGTGGTCTTCGACACGGGGAGCGCCAACCTCTGGGTCCCTTCCGCCGAGTGCTTCTTCTCC CTTGCTTGCTACTTCCATCCCAAGTATGTATCAAGACGGTCCAGCACCTACAAGGAGAACG GAACACCTGCTTCCATTCATTATGGAAAAGGAGCAATTTTTGGATTTTACAGTCAAGATCAAGTAACTATTGGTGATCTAGTTGTAAACAATCAG GAATTCATTGAAGCTACTTACGAGCCTGGCTTTACATTTTTAGCAGCAAAATTCGATGGCATTCTTGGACTTGGATTTAAGGAAATTTCGGTTGAAGGCTCTGTTCCAGTCTG GTACAATATGGTTGCACAAGGCCTTGTGAACCAACATGTTTTCTCCTTTTGGTTAAATCGAAATGCAAACAATGGGGATGGAGGTGAAATTGTTTTCGGAGGTAGTGACCCCAAACATTACAAAGGCAGCCATACATACACCCGAGTAACCCAGAAAGCATACTGGCAG TTTGAAATGGGAGACTTTCTTATTGGTGGGAAGAGCACTG GAATTTGTGTGGATGGATGTGCGGCAATAGCAGACTCCGGAACTTCATTGATTGCTGGTCCAATA GGTGTCATTGCCCAGATCAATGAGCGAATTGGAGCCACTGGAGTGGCTAACAAAGAGTGCAAACAAGTTGTTTCTGGATATGGACAAGAAATGATAGAGTTGCTGAAATCGGAG ACACCACCGGCACAAGTGTGTTCGAAGATTGGGCTCTGCGCATTTGACGGAACTAGAGGAGTAAG TGCTGGTATTAAGAGGGTAACGGAAGAGGGACGAACAACATCtgtagacaacatgtttgatgctaCATGCAATGCATGCGAGATGGCAGTGAGGTGGATGCAAAGCGAATTCGTTCAGAATCATACCAAGGAGGGCATGTTGGAGTATGTCGGTCGG CTCTGCCACAGTATGCCTAGTCCCCTAGGATCATATGTGGACTGTAGACACATTGATTCCCTGCAAAGTGTCTCGTTCAGCATAGGCGGAAGGATATTTGAGCTCCAACCAGAACAG TACATTCTCAAGGTTGGCGATGGATTCATGGCTCAGTGTATTAGCGGATTCACGTATTTGGACATTCCCCCTCCAGTAGGCCCTCTCTG GATACTGGGTGATGTCTTCATGGGAGCATACCACACCGTCTTTGACTATGACAAGATGAGTGTTGGCTTCGCGGATACTGCATGA
- the LOC119268455 gene encoding aspartic proteinase oryzasin-1-like isoform X2, whose protein sequence is MGHHETHGICTILSLLLLWSTIVSAGDDGLVRIALKKRPLMEDIYNKLVPKITTENSGAGSKVDPVREAVNQVRAQAQRIFTEAAAMEQLLKRRWSHRGIGGNRRVRQGYQAVVPLKNYVNAQYFGQIGVGSPPQNFTVVFDTGSANLWVPSAECFFSLACYFHPKYVSRRSSTYKENGTPASIHYGKGAIFGFYSQDQVTIGDLVVNNQEFIEATYEPGFTFLAAKFDGILGLGFKEISVEGSVPVWYNMVAQGLVNQHVFSFWLNRNANNGDGGEIVFGGSDPKHYKGSHTYTRVTQKAYWQFEMGDFLIGGKSTGICVDGCAAIADSGTSLIAGPIGVIAQINERIGATGVANKECKQVVSGYGQEMIELLKSETPPAQVCSKIGLCAFDGTRGVSAGIKRVTEEGRTTSVDNMFDATCNACEMAVRWMQSEFVQNHTKEGMLEYVGRLCHSMPSPLGSYVDCRHIDSLQSVSFSIGGRIFELQPEQYILKVGDGFMAQCISGFTYLDIPPPVGPLWILGDVFMGAYHTVFDYDKMSVGFADTA, encoded by the exons ATGGGGCATCACGAAACTCATGGTATCTGTACCATTCTCTCCCTACTCCTACTGTGGAGTACCATCGTATCCGCCGGAGACGATGGCTTGGTCCGTATTGCTTTGAAGAAGAGGCCGCTAATGGAAGACATCTATAACAAGCTAGTGCCAAAGATTACAACGGAGAACAGCGGGGCAGGGAGTAAGGTTGATCCGGTGAGGGAAGCAGTTAACCAAGTTCGCGCCCAGGCACAAAGGATATTCACAGAGGCTGCGGCCATGGAACAGCTGCTCAAGCGCCGTTGGAGTCACAGAGGGATCGGAGGAAACAGACGTGTGCGCCAAGGTTACCAGGCCGTCGTCCCGCTCAAGAACTACGTGAACGCTCAATATTTTGGGCAGATTGGGGTTGGCTCCCCGCCACAGAATTTCACGGTGGTCTTCGACACGGGGAGCGCCAACCTCTGGGTCCCTTCCGCCGAGTGCTTCTTCTCC CTTGCTTGCTACTTCCATCCCAAGTATGTATCAAGACGGTCCAGCACCTACAAGGAGAACG GAACACCTGCTTCCATTCATTATGGAAAAGGAGCAATTTTTGGATTTTACAGTCAAGATCAAGTAACTATTGGTGATCTAGTTGTAAACAATCAG GAATTCATTGAAGCTACTTACGAGCCTGGCTTTACATTTTTAGCAGCAAAATTCGATGGCATTCTTGGACTTGGATTTAAGGAAATTTCGGTTGAAGGCTCTGTTCCAGTCTG GTACAATATGGTTGCACAAGGCCTTGTGAACCAACATGTTTTCTCCTTTTGGTTAAATCGAAATGCAAACAATGGGGATGGAGGTGAAATTGTTTTCGGAGGTAGTGACCCCAAACATTACAAAGGCAGCCATACATACACCCGAGTAACCCAGAAAGCATACTGGCAG TTTGAAATGGGAGACTTTCTTATTGGTGGGAAGAGCACTG GAATTTGTGTGGATGGATGTGCGGCAATAGCAGACTCCGGAACTTCATTGATTGCTGGTCCAATA GGTGTCATTGCCCAGATCAATGAGCGAATTGGAGCCACTGGAGTGGCTAACAAAGAGTGCAAACAAGTTGTTTCTGGATATGGACAAGAAATGATAGAGTTGCTGAAATCGGAG ACACCACCGGCACAAGTGTGTTCGAAGATTGGGCTCTGCGCATTTGACGGAACTAGAGGAGTAAG TGCTGGTATTAAGAGGGTAACGGAAGAGGGACGAACAACATCtgtagacaacatgtttgatgctaCATGCAATGCATGCGAGATGGCAGTGAGGTGGATGCAAAGCGAATTCGTTCAGAATCATACCAAGGAGGGCATGTTGGAGTATGTCGGTCGG CTCTGCCACAGTATGCCTAGTCCCCTAGGATCATATGTGGACTGTAGACACATTGATTCCCTGCAAAGTGTCTCGTTCAGCATAGGCGGAAGGATATTTGAGCTCCAACCAGAACAG TACATTCTCAAGGTTGGCGATGGATTCATGGCTCAGTGTATTAGCGGATTCACGTATTTGGACATTCCCCCTCCAGTAGGCCCTCTCTG GATACTGGGTGATGTCTTCATGGGAGCATACCACACCGTCTTTGACTATGACAAGATGAGTGTTGGCTTCGCGGATACTGCATGA